In Flavobacterium sp. N1736, the following are encoded in one genomic region:
- the bglX gene encoding beta-glucosidase BglX, producing MKNKKIITIGVFALFTVGNMNAQKKPYLDKNKTIEQRIDLLLPLMTLEEKVGQMNQYNGFWDVTGPAPKGGTAELKYEHLRKGWVGSMLTVRGVKEVRAVQKIAVEETRLGIPLIIGFDVIHGYKTLSPIPLAEAASWDLEAIKKSAAIAADEASASGINWTFGPNVDVANDARWGRVMEGAGEDPYLGSKIAIARVHGFQGETIADLAKVNTIAACAKHFAAYGYVEAGLEYNIVDISNSKLYNSVLPPFKATVDAGVRTFMNSFNTLNGVPATGNVFLQRDILKGKWKFDGFVISDYASIREMIAHGYAKDEEDATAKAVIAGSDMDMESYLYVAKLTALVKEGKVKESLVDDAVRRILRVKFELGLFDDPYRYCDEKREKAVVGNKANNDGVLDMAKKSIVLLKNEKNLLPLKKSGQKIALIGALANDKNSPLGSWRIAADDNTAVSVLEGMQQYKDNQLVFEKGADLLSQKATFLTETVFNTTDKNGFEAAKTAAKTADVVVMVLGEYGFQSGEGRSRTDLNLPGLQQELLEEIYKVNPNVVLVLNNGRPLSIPWAAEHVPAIVEAWQLGTQTGNAVAQVLYGDYNPSGKLPMSFPRNVGQVPIYYNKYSTGRPVDSDKNVFWSHYMDVEKTPQYPFGFGLSYTKFDYKDLKINKTSFAKGENVQVSVAVTNSGNYDGKEVVQLYIRDEFASIVRPIKELKGFELVNLKKGETKTVTFILTNKELGFYDNDGNYLVEPGTFKIMVGGSSDKGLESGFELK from the coding sequence ATGAAAAATAAAAAAATAATAACGATTGGGGTTTTTGCCCTGTTTACAGTTGGAAATATGAATGCACAGAAAAAGCCTTATCTGGATAAAAATAAAACTATTGAACAACGCATTGATTTGCTTTTGCCTTTGATGACTCTGGAGGAAAAAGTGGGACAAATGAATCAATATAATGGTTTTTGGGATGTTACGGGACCGGCTCCAAAAGGTGGAACTGCGGAACTAAAATATGAACATTTACGAAAAGGCTGGGTGGGAAGTATGTTAACCGTTCGCGGTGTAAAAGAAGTTCGCGCCGTGCAGAAAATTGCGGTTGAAGAAACCCGTTTGGGGATTCCGCTGATTATTGGTTTTGATGTTATTCACGGTTATAAAACGTTGAGTCCGATTCCGTTGGCAGAAGCGGCAAGTTGGGATTTAGAAGCGATTAAAAAATCGGCGGCAATTGCGGCTGATGAAGCTTCGGCATCAGGAATAAACTGGACTTTTGGACCCAATGTTGACGTTGCAAACGATGCGCGCTGGGGACGTGTGATGGAAGGCGCGGGAGAAGATCCGTATTTAGGAAGTAAAATTGCAATCGCCAGAGTTCACGGTTTTCAGGGAGAAACCATTGCCGATTTAGCGAAAGTAAATACGATTGCGGCTTGTGCTAAACATTTTGCGGCGTATGGTTATGTCGAAGCCGGATTGGAATATAATATTGTAGATATCAGTAATTCTAAGTTGTATAATTCGGTTTTGCCGCCTTTTAAAGCAACTGTTGATGCCGGAGTTCGTACGTTTATGAATTCCTTTAATACGCTGAATGGAGTGCCGGCAACGGGAAATGTTTTCCTGCAAAGAGATATTTTAAAAGGAAAATGGAAGTTTGATGGTTTTGTGATTTCAGATTATGCTTCGATTAGGGAAATGATTGCACATGGTTATGCAAAAGATGAAGAAGATGCAACGGCAAAAGCTGTAATTGCAGGTTCTGACATGGATATGGAATCGTATTTATACGTTGCAAAATTAACAGCTTTGGTGAAAGAAGGAAAAGTAAAAGAATCCTTGGTTGATGATGCCGTTCGCAGAATTTTGCGTGTGAAATTTGAATTGGGTTTATTTGATGATCCGTACAGATATTGCGATGAAAAACGTGAAAAAGCGGTTGTTGGCAATAAAGCTAATAATGACGGAGTTCTGGACATGGCGAAAAAGTCGATTGTATTATTGAAGAACGAGAAGAATTTGCTTCCGCTAAAAAAATCAGGACAGAAAATTGCGTTGATTGGCGCTTTGGCAAATGATAAAAATAGTCCGCTTGGAAGCTGGCGAATTGCTGCAGATGATAATACAGCCGTTTCGGTTTTAGAAGGAATGCAGCAATATAAAGACAATCAATTGGTTTTTGAAAAAGGTGCCGATTTACTTTCGCAAAAAGCTACTTTTTTGACTGAAACGGTTTTTAATACCACTGATAAAAACGGATTTGAAGCTGCAAAAACTGCCGCAAAAACTGCTGATGTTGTCGTTATGGTTTTAGGCGAATATGGTTTTCAAAGCGGCGAGGGCAGAAGCAGAACGGATCTTAATTTGCCTGGACTGCAACAGGAATTATTAGAAGAAATTTATAAAGTAAATCCAAATGTCGTTTTGGTTTTAAATAATGGCCGTCCGTTGAGTATTCCGTGGGCTGCAGAACATGTTCCGGCAATTGTAGAAGCCTGGCAATTAGGGACTCAAACCGGAAATGCGGTGGCGCAGGTTTTATACGGAGATTATAACCCAAGCGGGAAATTACCAATGTCTTTTCCTAGAAATGTGGGTCAGGTTCCTATTTATTATAACAAATATAGTACGGGAAGGCCTGTTGACAGTGATAAAAACGTGTTTTGGTCGCATTATATGGATGTGGAGAAAACGCCTCAATATCCGTTTGGTTTTGGTTTGAGTTATACGAAGTTTGATTATAAAGATTTAAAAATTAATAAAACATCTTTTGCAAAAGGAGAGAATGTTCAGGTTAGTGTTGCGGTTACCAACTCCGGAAATTATGACGGGAAAGAAGTAGTGCAATTATATATCCGTGATGAATTTGCAAGTATTGTTCGCCCAATAAAAGAATTGAAAGGTTTTGAATTGGTAAATCTGAAAAAAGGAGAAACCAAAACCGTAACTTTTATTTTAACCAATAAAGAACTTGGTTTTTATGATAATGATGGAAATTATCTTGTAGAACCTGGAACTTTTAAAATTATGGTTGGAGGAAGTTCTGATAAAGGATTGGAAAGTGGTTTTGAGTTGAAATAA
- a CDS encoding glycoside hydrolase family 26 protein: MKTTFLKITFLSLFILAFASCSSDNESNDEIIVDPPTQGDPLTTQNVTNYMVDANATKETAALFYNLKRLAKTKVAIGQQDAFNSFYQDAAGDSDIKKNTGFDPAILGSDFMFITDKSNNNQTNNWFYQQEQKIVSDAKAAYAKGMINTFCWHLREPNNEDSFYVADMTADQKATAFKSILPGGANHEWYKKKLDKVASVVLNLKGTNGELIPIIFRPFHEFDGSWFWWGANFCTADEYKTAYQFTVDYLKNTKGVHNILYAFSPDNSYTTEANYLSRYPGDKYVDILGMDNYGDFDNQGSAGAAKANTKLKIISDLAKNKVKITALTETGFQVTSAKAPITDWFSTYLYSALTSNSIEISYVMFWNNTKDGYYVPNNSVSNAADFKTFATKPKSALVNSLPKMYELPK, translated from the coding sequence ATGAAAACTACATTTCTTAAAATAACATTTTTGAGCTTATTTATTTTAGCATTCGCAAGCTGTTCTTCGGATAATGAATCAAACGACGAAATCATTGTTGATCCGCCCACACAGGGAGATCCTTTAACAACGCAAAATGTGACCAATTATATGGTTGATGCCAATGCTACCAAAGAAACCGCAGCTTTGTTTTATAACTTAAAAAGACTGGCAAAAACCAAAGTGGCAATCGGTCAGCAAGATGCTTTTAATAGTTTTTACCAAGATGCAGCGGGCGATTCTGACATTAAGAAAAATACAGGTTTTGATCCTGCTATTTTAGGTTCTGATTTTATGTTTATTACAGACAAAAGCAATAACAATCAGACAAATAACTGGTTTTATCAACAAGAACAAAAAATTGTTAGTGATGCAAAAGCTGCTTACGCCAAAGGTATGATCAATACTTTTTGCTGGCATTTAAGAGAACCTAATAATGAAGATTCTTTTTATGTTGCCGATATGACCGCAGATCAAAAAGCAACTGCTTTTAAAAGTATTTTGCCTGGCGGAGCAAATCACGAATGGTACAAGAAAAAACTCGACAAAGTTGCCAGCGTTGTTTTAAATTTAAAAGGCACAAACGGCGAGTTGATTCCGATAATTTTCAGACCTTTTCATGAATTTGACGGAAGCTGGTTTTGGTGGGGCGCTAATTTTTGTACAGCCGATGAATATAAAACCGCATACCAATTTACCGTTGATTATTTAAAAAACACAAAAGGCGTTCACAATATTCTGTATGCATTCTCACCTGACAATTCATACACTACAGAAGCAAATTATTTAAGCCGATACCCGGGAGATAAATATGTAGACATTTTAGGAATGGATAATTATGGTGATTTTGATAATCAGGGTTCTGCCGGAGCTGCAAAAGCAAATACTAAACTAAAAATCATATCAGATCTCGCAAAAAATAAAGTAAAAATTACAGCTTTGACCGAAACAGGTTTTCAGGTTACAAGTGCAAAAGCTCCAATAACAGATTGGTTTTCAACTTATTTATATAGCGCATTAACATCAAATAGTATAGAAATAAGTTATGTCATGTTTTGGAATAACACGAAAGATGGTTATTATGTTCCAAACAATTCTGTTTCAAATGCAGCCGATTTTAAAACATTTGCTACCAAACCAAAATCAGCATTAGTGAATTCTTTGCCAAAAATGTATGAGTTGCCTAAATAA
- a CDS encoding glycoside hydrolase 5 family protein, producing MKNKLLKTLKFALIFSIIACQAQERITVKGTQFYKGDKPYAYIGTNYWYGSLLASKKIGDRKRLLRELNLMQKNGIDNLRILVGADGGKYDFTVRPALQYEQEKYDEDLLDGLDFLINEMRKRKMYAVLYLTNNWEWSGGMSQYLEWNGKGAIPVPNIAPNTWPQFMSYTEQFHSCEPCMQALENHVKFIIGRTNKYSKKKYTEDNTIMAWQVGNEPRLFTVENENKFTVWLNNIVNLIDSLDKNHLVSTGSEGKNSSNDSMEIFERTHQNPNIDYLTMHIWPKNWNWFKADNAEKTLPTTLENAGKYIDDHIKVANNLKRPIIIEEFGLPRENENLTAETSVANRDIFYNYIFSRVAESVKNNGPLQAANFWGFGGEGKAVTKDGKWNPGDPLTTDPPQEPQGLNSVFSTDKSTLDIVKKYNLEFRKK from the coding sequence ATGAAAAACAAACTTCTAAAAACCCTCAAATTTGCTTTAATTTTCTCCATAATAGCGTGTCAGGCGCAGGAAAGAATTACCGTAAAAGGAACGCAATTTTACAAAGGCGACAAACCGTACGCGTACATTGGAACCAATTATTGGTACGGAAGTTTGCTGGCTTCGAAGAAAATAGGCGACCGAAAAAGATTGCTTCGTGAACTAAATTTGATGCAGAAAAACGGAATCGACAACTTGAGAATTCTGGTTGGTGCAGATGGCGGAAAATATGATTTTACGGTTCGTCCGGCGTTGCAATACGAGCAGGAAAAATATGACGAAGATTTGCTTGACGGATTGGATTTTTTGATCAATGAAATGCGCAAACGTAAAATGTATGCCGTTTTGTATTTGACAAATAACTGGGAATGGTCTGGCGGAATGTCGCAATATTTAGAATGGAATGGCAAAGGCGCAATTCCGGTTCCGAATATTGCTCCAAATACCTGGCCGCAATTTATGTCGTATACCGAGCAATTTCATAGCTGTGAGCCTTGTATGCAAGCTTTAGAAAATCATGTCAAGTTTATTATTGGAAGAACCAATAAATATTCGAAAAAGAAATATACCGAAGATAACACGATTATGGCTTGGCAGGTTGGAAACGAACCAAGACTTTTTACAGTCGAAAACGAAAATAAATTTACCGTTTGGCTCAATAATATTGTGAATTTGATTGATAGTTTAGACAAAAATCATTTGGTTTCGACAGGTTCTGAAGGAAAAAACAGTTCGAACGACAGTATGGAAATTTTCGAAAGAACACATCAAAATCCGAACATCGATTATTTAACGATGCATATTTGGCCAAAAAACTGGAATTGGTTTAAAGCTGATAATGCCGAAAAAACATTACCAACAACTCTTGAAAATGCCGGAAAATATATTGACGATCATATTAAAGTAGCCAATAATTTAAAACGTCCGATTATTATTGAAGAATTTGGTTTACCGAGAGAAAATGAAAACTTAACCGCAGAAACTTCTGTTGCAAACAGGGATATTTTTTACAACTACATTTTTAGCCGGGTTGCTGAAAGTGTCAAAAATAATGGACCGTTGCAAGCAGCAAATTTCTGGGGATTTGGCGGCGAAGGAAAAGCCGTTACCAAAGACGGAAAATGGAATCCCGGCGATCCTTTAACAACAGATCCTCCGCAGGAACCACAAGGATTAAATTCTGTTTTTTCGACTGATAAATCAACTTTGGATATTGTAAAAAAATATAACTTAGAGTTCAGGAAAAAATAA
- a CDS encoding AGE family epimerase/isomerase, translated as MSTKLKQLKTELSAELDSILDYWSKNTIDAKNGGFIGQIDTNENAIENAEKGSVLNARILWSFSSGYQITKNKEHKEIAKRAFEFLSQYFYDAEFGGLFWSINVDKAPKDTKNQIYALAFAIYGLSEYYVISKDEKALAIAINLYLRIQKNSYDPVNKGYLEAFTRDWQPIEDLRLSDKDANEKKTMNTHLHIVEAYANLYKVWKDKTLQNDIIELLQTIEKHFINTKTGHLRLFFDENWIEKPDVISYGHDIEAAWLLLQCAEISQDENLIAKYKKHAIQMAEVTKEGLDTDGGLWYEFDPEKKELIAEKHWWVQAEALIGFYNAYQLTGNESYLDIVLKNWNFIKTRILDTKNGEWFWGVYRDYSLIEKDKVGFWKCPYHNSRACLELINRIKT; from the coding sequence GTGTCAACAAAACTAAAGCAACTTAAAACCGAATTATCTGCTGAACTTGATTCAATTTTAGACTATTGGTCAAAAAACACAATCGATGCTAAAAATGGCGGTTTTATTGGTCAGATTGATACTAATGAAAATGCCATTGAAAATGCCGAAAAAGGTTCTGTTTTAAACGCCAGAATTTTATGGTCCTTCTCGTCAGGTTATCAAATCACTAAAAATAAAGAACATAAAGAAATCGCAAAACGCGCTTTTGAGTTTCTTTCGCAATATTTTTATGATGCAGAATTTGGCGGATTATTTTGGAGCATTAATGTTGATAAAGCACCAAAAGACACCAAAAATCAAATCTATGCTTTAGCTTTTGCCATTTATGGATTATCTGAATACTATGTTATTTCTAAAGATGAAAAAGCGTTGGCAATAGCCATAAATTTATATTTGAGAATACAAAAAAACAGTTACGATCCAGTAAACAAAGGTTATTTAGAAGCTTTTACCAGAGATTGGCAGCCAATCGAAGATTTACGTTTGAGCGATAAAGATGCCAACGAAAAAAAAACCATGAACACCCATTTGCATATTGTTGAAGCCTATGCAAATTTGTATAAAGTCTGGAAAGATAAAACACTTCAAAACGATATTATTGAATTATTACAAACTATAGAAAAACATTTCATCAATACTAAAACAGGGCATTTACGATTGTTTTTTGATGAAAACTGGATTGAAAAACCCGATGTTATTTCATACGGTCACGATATCGAAGCCGCCTGGCTTTTATTGCAATGTGCCGAAATCTCCCAAGATGAAAATCTAATTGCAAAGTATAAAAAACACGCCATTCAAATGGCAGAAGTTACCAAAGAAGGTTTAGATACTGACGGAGGTTTATGGTATGAATTTGATCCTGAAAAAAAAGAATTAATTGCCGAAAAACATTGGTGGGTTCAGGCCGAAGCTTTAATTGGTTTTTATAACGCGTATCAATTAACCGGAAATGAAAGCTATTTAGACATCGTTTTAAAAAACTGGAATTTTATTAAAACCCGTATTTTGGACACTAAAAACGGCGAATGGTTTTGGGGAGTTTACCGCGATTATTCCCTAATAGAAAAAGACAAAGTCGGATTCTGGAAGTGCCCTTATCACAACAGCCGCGCTTGTCTTGAGCTAATTAATCGAATTAAAACCTAA
- a CDS encoding DUF5615 family PIN-like protein → MKLLLDANISWRIVKLIGNDFSDSLHSNVIPVNQPAKDIEIWQFAKQNNFTILTHDDDFEKLLLLKGAPPKVIILKTFNKNTKQIAELLISKKEIIESFISNNDLMILEIY, encoded by the coding sequence ATGAAATTACTTTTGGATGCAAATATTTCATGGAGAATTGTAAAACTCATCGGAAATGATTTTTCAGATTCTTTACATTCTAATGTTATTCCAGTAAATCAACCAGCAAAAGACATTGAAATTTGGCAATTTGCAAAACAAAACAATTTCACAATCCTAACTCATGATGATGACTTTGAAAAATTATTGCTTTTAAAAGGAGCCCCTCCAAAAGTAATAATTCTAAAAACCTTTAATAAAAACACAAAACAAATTGCTGAACTTTTAATTTCAAAAAAGGAAATCATCGAATCATTTATTTCTAATAATGATCTGATGATTTTAGAAATTTATTAA
- a CDS encoding glycoside hydrolase family 97 protein: MKKTLILVCLLLINFTFSQKKQDFVLNSPNGKIEVKIAVNDKITWKILHEKDVILAPSEMSLTLDGNIVLGKNAVVLNSKKESVDTSFDSPFYKKKSVQNKYNHLIINFKNDFSIEYRAFDDGVAYRFITKKKNDITVKSEEVLLNFDQDYNTLMPYVRDLRNPKDPYISSFEAHYENKKISEFAKDTLAFLPFLIDYKNHKKAVFLEANLEDYPGLFVTNNASKSGFESRFSKYSLQEKNGGFNNINRLITERADYLVKTKGTRNFPWRAIVISENDAALTNNDMVQKLSEPSKIKDISWIKPGKVAWDWWNDWNIYNVDFKAGINTQTYKYYIDFAAKNKVEYVVLDEGWSLEEDIMKHNPDVDLETLIAYGKEKNVGIILWSSWMALTKNTSGILKNYADLGIKGFKVDFLDRDDAKMVNSVYDIAQKAADNKLLLDFHGMYKPTGIQRTFPNILNFEGVKGLENNKWTPNDDVPLYDCTIPFIRMMAGPMDYTPGAMRNATKSEFKPSHSNPVSQGTRCHQLALYTIFEAPLQMMADSPTAYMKEQESTDFIAKIPTIFDETVSLNGEVGKFVSIARRKANIWYLGAITNWDSREITIDFSFLEKGKKFEAEIFSDGLNADKAAVDYKREIITIDSTTKLTYKLASGGGLAMIIK, translated from the coding sequence ATGAAAAAAACACTTATTCTTGTTTGTTTATTACTAATCAATTTTACTTTTTCTCAGAAGAAGCAAGACTTTGTTTTGAATTCTCCTAACGGAAAAATTGAAGTTAAAATTGCTGTAAATGATAAAATAACATGGAAAATTTTACATGAAAAAGATGTAATTCTGGCTCCTTCTGAAATGTCTCTGACTTTGGATGGAAATATCGTTTTAGGGAAAAATGCTGTGGTTTTAAATTCGAAAAAAGAAAGTGTTGATACTTCATTCGATTCTCCATTTTATAAAAAGAAATCAGTTCAGAATAAATACAATCATTTGATTATAAACTTCAAAAATGATTTCAGTATTGAATATCGTGCTTTTGATGATGGTGTTGCGTATCGTTTTATTACCAAAAAGAAAAATGATATTACCGTAAAATCAGAAGAAGTTCTTTTGAATTTCGACCAGGATTACAATACTTTGATGCCGTATGTTCGTGATTTAAGAAACCCAAAAGATCCTTATATTTCTTCGTTTGAAGCACATTATGAAAACAAGAAAATAAGCGAATTTGCAAAAGATACATTGGCTTTTCTTCCGTTCTTGATTGATTATAAAAATCATAAAAAAGCCGTTTTCTTAGAAGCCAATCTCGAAGATTATCCGGGATTATTTGTCACAAATAATGCTTCAAAATCAGGTTTTGAATCTCGTTTTTCTAAATATTCGTTGCAGGAAAAAAACGGAGGTTTCAACAACATAAACCGATTAATTACAGAAAGAGCGGATTATTTGGTGAAGACAAAAGGAACAAGAAATTTTCCGTGGCGAGCGATTGTTATTTCAGAAAACGATGCCGCTTTAACCAATAATGACATGGTGCAGAAATTATCTGAACCATCAAAAATAAAAGACATTTCGTGGATAAAACCCGGAAAAGTAGCCTGGGATTGGTGGAACGACTGGAATATTTATAATGTTGATTTCAAAGCCGGAATCAATACACAAACTTATAAATATTACATCGATTTTGCCGCCAAAAACAAAGTAGAATATGTGGTTCTCGATGAAGGCTGGAGTTTGGAAGAAGACATTATGAAACACAATCCAGACGTTGATCTTGAAACTTTGATCGCTTACGGAAAAGAAAAAAACGTTGGCATTATTTTGTGGAGTTCGTGGATGGCTTTGACTAAAAACACTTCCGGTATTTTAAAAAATTATGCTGATTTGGGAATTAAAGGTTTTAAAGTTGATTTCTTAGATCGTGATGATGCCAAAATGGTGAATTCGGTTTATGATATTGCACAAAAAGCGGCTGATAATAAATTACTTTTGGATTTTCATGGTATGTACAAACCAACCGGAATTCAAAGAACTTTTCCGAACATTTTAAATTTTGAAGGCGTAAAAGGTTTAGAAAATAATAAATGGACGCCAAATGATGATGTCCCATTATATGATTGCACGATTCCGTTTATACGAATGATGGCAGGACCAATGGATTATACGCCCGGAGCGATGCGAAATGCAACAAAAAGCGAATTCAAACCAAGTCATTCAAATCCTGTAAGTCAGGGAACAAGATGTCATCAATTAGCGCTTTACACCATTTTTGAAGCGCCTTTGCAAATGATGGCCGACAGTCCAACGGCTTATATGAAAGAACAGGAAAGCACAGATTTTATTGCTAAAATTCCAACCATTTTTGATGAAACAGTTTCCTTAAATGGCGAAGTTGGAAAATTTGTTTCAATCGCCAGAAGAAAAGCAAACATCTGGTATTTAGGAGCAATTACCAACTGGGATTCCAGAGAAATTACAATTGATTTTTCATTCCTTGAAAAAGGTAAAAAATTCGAAGCCGAAATTTTCTCCGATGGTTTAAACGCTGATAAAGCAGCCGTTGATTACAAAAGAGAAATTATTACAATTGATTCTACAACTAAATTGACATATAAATTGGCAAGTGGCGGCGGGTTGGCAATGATTATAAAATAA
- a CDS encoding DUF433 domain-containing protein, with translation MENNWQNLISINQNIRFGKPIITGTRICVSDILSWLSTGMSFDEIIEDFPELKKEHILAALAFAANRENITKIIAA, from the coding sequence ATGGAAAATAACTGGCAAAATTTAATTTCGATTAATCAGAATATCCGATTTGGAAAACCTATCATTACTGGAACTAGAATCTGTGTCTCTGACATTCTTTCCTGGCTTTCTACAGGAATGTCATTCGATGAAATTATTGAAGATTTTCCTGAATTAAAAAAAGAACATATTCTTGCTGCTCTGGCTTTTGCAGCCAATAGAGAAAATATTACAAAAATAATTGCAGCATAA
- a CDS encoding glycosidase, whose translation MTTITSSTTFQDRKAALEKEHKILIEQKNAPQDHAGNGIYERYKNPVVTASHVPLNWRFDLNEKTNPFLQERIGMNAAFNAGAMKWNGKYLLAVRVEGIDRKSFFAIAESPNGIDNFKFWEKPCVIPQTEEPDTNVYDMRLINHEDGWVYGIFCTERKDPKAPKGDTSSAVANAGIVRSKDLVNWERLPDLISNTGQQRNVVLHPEFVNGKYALYTRPQDGFIDVGNGGGIGLGYVDDMTNPVVKDEKIIFGKQYHTIYELKNGLGPAPIKTEKGWLHLAHGVRNTAAGLRYTLYMFMTDLHDITKVTHVPAGHFMGPEGIERVGDVSNVLFSNGWIEDNDGTVYVYYASSDTRMHVAVSSIAKLVDYVTNAPADTFISGGSVKTIISQIEKNNAI comes from the coding sequence ATGACAACAATAACATCGTCGACTACTTTTCAGGACAGAAAAGCAGCATTAGAAAAAGAACATAAAATACTGATCGAGCAAAAAAACGCTCCGCAGGATCATGCCGGAAACGGTATATATGAACGTTATAAAAACCCCGTTGTAACAGCATCTCACGTACCATTAAACTGGCGTTTTGACCTCAACGAAAAAACAAATCCGTTTTTGCAGGAAAGAATCGGAATGAATGCTGCTTTTAACGCCGGCGCCATGAAATGGAATGGAAAATATTTGCTTGCCGTTCGTGTGGAAGGAATTGACAGAAAATCTTTTTTTGCTATAGCAGAAAGTCCAAACGGAATAGACAATTTTAAGTTTTGGGAAAAACCATGCGTAATTCCACAAACCGAAGAACCGGACACAAACGTATACGATATGCGTTTAATAAACCATGAAGACGGCTGGGTTTACGGCATTTTTTGTACCGAAAGAAAAGATCCAAAAGCACCAAAAGGCGATACAAGTTCGGCAGTAGCCAATGCAGGAATCGTGCGTTCAAAAGATTTGGTAAACTGGGAAAGATTACCGGATTTAATTTCAAATACAGGTCAGCAGCGCAACGTAGTTTTGCATCCTGAATTTGTAAACGGAAAATATGCCTTATACACACGCCCGCAAGATGGTTTTATAGATGTTGGAAACGGCGGCGGAATTGGTTTAGGTTATGTAGATGATATGACAAATCCGGTTGTAAAAGACGAAAAAATCATTTTTGGGAAACAATATCATACCATTTATGAATTAAAAAACGGACTTGGCCCCGCTCCTATCAAAACAGAAAAAGGCTGGCTGCATCTGGCACACGGCGTTAGAAATACTGCCGCAGGTTTACGCTACACACTTTATATGTTCATGACAGATTTGCACGATATTACCAAAGTAACGCACGTTCCTGCAGGACATTTTATGGGACCTGAAGGCATTGAAAGAGTTGGTGATGTATCGAATGTTCTGTTTTCAAACGGATGGATCGAAGATAATGACGGAACTGTTTATGTATATTATGCTTCATCAGATACAAGAATGCACGTTGCCGTTTCATCTATTGCAAAATTGGTTGATTATGTAACAAATGCTCCCGCAGATACTTTTATTTCAGGAGGTTCTGTAAAAACAATCATCAGTCAAATCGAAAAAAACAACGCAATATAA
- the mgrA gene encoding L-glyceraldehyde 3-phosphate reductase, with amino-acid sequence MKYNRCGKSGLLLPEISLGLWHNFGSVDNFENAESIAVEAFDKGITHFDLANNYGPVPGSAETNFGKILWHNFQGNLRDEIIISTKAGYTMWDGPYGDWGSRKYLLSSLDQSLKRMKIDYVDIFYSHRPDPETPIEETMMALDYAVRSGKALYVGISNYSAEQTRVAVDVLKQLGTPCLIHQAKYSMLERWVEDGLLDVLEEKGVGCIAFSPLAQGLLTDKYLNGIPENSRAHNPNGHLKEDEVTVERIQKLVQLNEIAQNRNQSLAQMALAWLQKDKRITSVLIGASSVRQLNNNIDCLQSLEFSSDELNAIEKILA; translated from the coding sequence ATGAAATATAACAGATGCGGAAAAAGCGGGTTATTATTACCTGAAATTTCTTTAGGATTGTGGCACAACTTCGGATCGGTAGATAACTTTGAGAATGCGGAAAGTATCGCCGTTGAAGCTTTTGATAAAGGAATTACCCATTTTGATTTAGCAAATAATTACGGACCGGTTCCGGGATCTGCGGAAACGAATTTTGGTAAAATCCTTTGGCATAATTTTCAGGGAAATTTACGTGATGAAATCATCATTTCGACAAAAGCCGGTTACACAATGTGGGATGGACCTTATGGCGATTGGGGTTCCAGAAAATATTTATTGTCAAGTTTAGATCAGAGTTTAAAGAGAATGAAAATTGATTATGTCGATATTTTTTATTCACATCGTCCTGATCCTGAAACGCCAATTGAAGAAACGATGATGGCTTTAGATTATGCTGTAAGAAGCGGAAAAGCCTTGTATGTTGGCATCAGTAATTATTCGGCAGAGCAAACGCGTGTTGCAGTTGATGTTTTAAAACAATTGGGAACGCCGTGTTTGATTCATCAGGCGAAATATTCAATGTTGGAACGTTGGGTAGAAGATGGTTTACTAGATGTTCTGGAAGAAAAAGGAGTGGGTTGTATCGCATTTTCACCTTTGGCGCAAGGACTTTTAACGGATAAATACTTAAACGGAATTCCTGAAAATTCAAGAGCGCATAATCCAAACGGACATTTAAAGGAAGATGAGGTTACAGTAGAACGAATTCAGAAATTAGTTCAGCTGAATGAAATTGCTCAGAACAGAAATCAGTCTTTGGCACAAATGGCTTTGGCTTGGCTGCAAAAAGATAAACGAATTACCTCAGTTTTAATTGGTGCAAGTTCTGTTAGACAATTGAATAATAATATTGATTGTTTGCAGAGTTTGGAATTTTCATCAGATGAATTGAACGCGATTGAAAAGATATTGGCGTAA